The following proteins come from a genomic window of Brevibacillus antibioticus:
- a CDS encoding LCP family protein produces MPDTVVKTRASASRKKQPSRNKKIRKLVVSFTLITLLLVGGVAGAIYWKIEDTLTEVTSPANNGFTSPVSQNADPVYYSDKPMSFVLLGSDSRPETGSMNTDVMIVAVANPKTKKVTLVSIPRDTRVKIPGYRDYHKINSVYANGEAERRQAERNSRTVTEDGISLTKKTLNEILGIPIEHFVAIDFDGFKAVIDELGGVEVNVDRRLVYDDPTDNTHINLQPGLQKLNGEQALGYVRHRHDNRGTKYYSSDFDRNRRQQEVIKAVVDKTASLEGLTKIFNVMDVGAKNIHTDLSKDQIKGLAYDFKGFNSSTVTALDNGAYWQGGYTHLEKEKLESVRDSLQSEMGLTGSVVATLNNSPILGAGEAVATSNKKSVKKKTTESATSAKQKTEAPKEHEPTNPTDNQDGTANEGAMPPPDVVNPEGQGQSTDQGQGAQMPATNATQSPGTVPAGKNGNNSTPPPDITPPSSQDAGPAPTDGPSTNS; encoded by the coding sequence ATGCCAGATACTGTTGTGAAAACACGCGCTTCAGCTTCTCGAAAGAAACAGCCGAGCCGTAATAAAAAAATACGTAAACTCGTGGTATCCTTCACGTTGATCACCTTGCTACTGGTTGGCGGTGTAGCTGGAGCAATTTATTGGAAAATTGAAGACACTCTGACGGAAGTAACGAGCCCTGCAAATAATGGGTTTACTTCGCCAGTATCCCAAAATGCTGATCCTGTTTACTATTCGGATAAACCAATGTCGTTCGTATTGCTTGGTTCTGATTCCCGTCCTGAAACAGGCTCCATGAATACAGACGTAATGATCGTGGCAGTAGCTAACCCGAAGACGAAGAAAGTTACCCTGGTATCGATTCCGCGGGACACACGTGTCAAGATCCCAGGCTATCGTGACTACCATAAGATCAATTCAGTCTATGCCAATGGCGAAGCAGAACGTAGGCAAGCAGAGCGCAATAGCCGGACGGTTACCGAAGATGGTATTTCTTTAACCAAGAAAACGTTAAATGAAATACTAGGTATTCCGATTGAGCATTTTGTAGCTATTGATTTCGATGGTTTCAAAGCAGTCATTGACGAATTGGGTGGCGTGGAAGTCAATGTGGATCGCAGACTGGTATACGATGATCCAACTGACAATACACATATCAATCTCCAGCCAGGACTTCAAAAATTGAATGGTGAGCAAGCACTTGGTTATGTACGACATCGTCATGACAATCGTGGAACGAAGTACTACTCCAGTGACTTCGACCGTAACCGTCGCCAACAAGAAGTCATCAAGGCAGTCGTGGACAAAACGGCCTCTCTTGAAGGCTTGACAAAGATATTTAACGTCATGGACGTAGGCGCCAAGAATATACATACCGATCTTTCCAAGGATCAGATCAAAGGCTTGGCCTATGATTTCAAAGGATTTAATTCCTCTACAGTCACTGCATTGGATAATGGGGCATATTGGCAGGGAGGATATACCCATCTCGAAAAAGAAAAGCTCGAGTCTGTTCGCGATTCCTTGCAATCAGAGATGGGATTGACTGGGAGCGTAGTAGCGACGCTCAACAATTCCCCGATTCTCGGCGCTGGTGAAGCGGTTGCGACTAGCAACAAGAAGAGCGTCAAGAAGAAAACGACAGAATCAGCTACGTCAGCGAAACAAAAAACGGAGGCTCCGAAAGAACATGAGCCGACGAATCCTACAGACAATCAAGACGGTACGGCAAATGAAGGCGCAATGCCACCACCTGATGTTGTAAATCCAGAAGGGCAAGGCCAGTCGACAGATCAAGGTCAGGGAGCACAGATGCCTGCGACTAATGCAACACAATCTCCTGGTACTGTACCAGCAGGTAAAAACGGCAACAACTCTACTCCACCGCCGGATATCACCCCGCCTTCCAGTCAGGATGCTGGTCCTGCACCTACAGATGGTCCGAGCACGAACTCCTAA